One window of Pseudomonas sp. FP198 genomic DNA carries:
- a CDS encoding OmpA family protein, with protein sequence MKPSHVCGSLVLVGLASLYGCAGQRSEAALEQASASFQKVKEDANVLRAAPKDVIRAGESLARADRLSSYWGSGEDVQHYAYLSQRYSEIAREHSNQLLNEERAAKLELERQRLQLALRESKLLSVQQQGKWLEEQIMAMATTQTDRGLVMTLGDVLFDTGEAELKNSANRVVLKIVQFLQLNPKRVVRIEGYTDSTGGKQENLKLSRDRAQAVADVLVDLGIDEKRIQVEGYGDQYPVDVNASERGRAQNRRVEIVFSDEKGQLGAAR encoded by the coding sequence ATGAAGCCGTCCCATGTGTGTGGAAGCCTGGTCCTCGTGGGCCTCGCCAGTTTGTATGGCTGCGCCGGCCAGCGTAGCGAAGCGGCGCTGGAACAGGCCAGCGCCAGCTTCCAGAAGGTCAAGGAAGACGCCAACGTCCTGCGCGCCGCGCCCAAGGATGTCATCCGCGCCGGCGAATCCCTGGCCCGGGCCGATCGCCTGTCCAGCTATTGGGGCAGCGGCGAGGACGTCCAGCATTACGCTTACCTGAGCCAGCGCTACAGCGAGATCGCGCGGGAACACAGCAACCAGTTGCTCAATGAAGAGCGCGCGGCGAAGCTTGAGCTGGAACGCCAGCGCCTGCAATTGGCCTTGCGCGAATCCAAGTTGCTGAGCGTCCAGCAGCAAGGCAAGTGGCTGGAAGAACAGATCATGGCGATGGCCACCACCCAGACTGATCGCGGCTTGGTGATGACCCTGGGTGACGTGCTGTTCGACACCGGCGAAGCGGAACTGAAGAACTCGGCCAACCGCGTGGTGCTCAAGATCGTGCAGTTCCTGCAGCTCAATCCCAAACGCGTGGTGCGTATCGAGGGCTACACCGACAGCACTGGCGGCAAGCAGGAGAACCTCAAGTTGTCCCGTGATCGCGCGCAGGCGGTGGCGGACGTGCTGGTGGACCTGGGGATCGATGAAAAGCGCATCCAGGTCGAAGGCTACGGCGATCAATACCCGGTGGACGTCAACGCTTCCGAGCGTGGCCGGGCCCAGAACCGTCGCGTGGAAATCGTCTTTTCCGACGAGAAAGGCCAGCTCGGCGCCGCCCGCTGA
- a CDS encoding DUF4398 domain-containing protein: MTIRPLFAALAVLALAGCAADPAPNEQLRLTEQAIEQARAVGATADDVPELKLAEEKFARAKSNMADESYKKARMRAEQAELDARLAEAKVLSLKRQEQLNVLDTRIKRLRKQLRDDAQ; the protein is encoded by the coding sequence GTGACTATTCGACCTCTTTTCGCTGCCCTGGCCGTTCTGGCTCTGGCGGGTTGTGCAGCCGATCCGGCGCCGAATGAACAGCTGCGCCTGACTGAACAGGCCATCGAGCAGGCCCGTGCGGTGGGCGCCACCGCCGATGACGTGCCTGAACTCAAACTCGCCGAAGAAAAATTCGCCCGCGCCAAGAGCAACATGGCTGACGAATCCTACAAGAAGGCACGCATGCGCGCCGAGCAGGCCGAGCTGGACGCGCGCCTGGCCGAAGCGAAGGTGCTCAGTCTCAAGCGCCAAGAGCAGTTGAACGTGCTCGATACTCGAATCAAGCGCTTGCGCAAACAGTTGAGGGATGATGCCCAATGA
- a CDS encoding ABC transporter substrate-binding protein, translating into MDLRRLAGWSLLGALACMPGLSVAAGKCERLVATGSPDAPPYLWQDPQDPKHLIGAGADLLEQVAQALGIKIELLYAGKRAQALDEVRSGRMDLLVDAPLTTTGLESLDYVHPALLENDYLVWTRKDSTLLITRPEDLHGHPGALSEKARMTHGFGVFAERNLTLTRTPNLTQAFQKLLLGEVEYVLAGRYSGMAMAQTLGMANDLQAAPQPVDKPGLFLAVSHNSACNDPWLRGQLAQKMTELAASGLTEAVLQRNLERWKTQLQPPVSAPKQ; encoded by the coding sequence ATGGATCTTCGCCGTTTGGCCGGTTGGTCGTTGTTGGGGGCATTGGCTTGCATGCCTGGCCTGTCTGTCGCCGCTGGCAAATGTGAGCGCTTGGTCGCCACCGGCAGCCCCGATGCACCGCCTTACCTTTGGCAAGACCCCCAGGACCCCAAGCACCTGATCGGCGCCGGCGCCGACCTGCTGGAGCAGGTTGCCCAAGCGCTGGGGATCAAGATCGAACTGCTCTACGCCGGCAAGCGTGCCCAGGCATTGGACGAGGTGCGCAGCGGGCGCATGGACCTGCTCGTCGATGCTCCGCTGACCACGACCGGGCTGGAAAGCCTCGATTACGTGCACCCGGCCTTGCTGGAAAATGATTACCTGGTCTGGACCCGCAAGGACTCGACGTTGCTCATCACCCGGCCCGAGGATCTTCACGGACATCCCGGTGCCTTGTCAGAGAAGGCCCGAATGACCCATGGATTCGGCGTCTTTGCCGAGCGGAATCTCACCCTGACCCGGACACCCAACCTGACCCAGGCCTTTCAGAAATTGCTGCTGGGTGAAGTGGAATATGTCTTGGCAGGACGCTACTCGGGCATGGCGATGGCGCAGACATTGGGGATGGCCAACGATTTGCAGGCCGCACCGCAACCGGTGGATAAACCGGGGTTGTTCCTCGCGGTTTCCCATAACTCCGCTTGCAACGACCCATGGTTGCGCGGACAGCTGGCGCAAAAGATGACAGAATTGGCCGCGTCCGGCCTGACGGAGGCTGTGTTGCAGCGCAATCTGGAGCGTTGGAAAACACAGTTGCAGCCACCTGTCAGTGCCCCAAAACAGTAG
- a CDS encoding electron transfer flavoprotein subunit alpha/FixB family protein — MTILVIAEHDNKALAPATLNTVAAAVKIGGDVHVLVAGQGASAVAEAAAKIAGVAKVLSADNAAYANQLPENVAPLVAELGKGYSHILAAATSNGKNILPRVAAALDVDQISEIISVESADTFKRPIYAGNAIATVQSTAAIKVITVRATGFDPVAAEGGSAAVEAVGAAHDAGISSFVNEELAKSDRPELTAAKIVVSGGRGMQNGDNFKHLYALADKLGAAVGASRAAVDAGFVPNDMQVGQTGKIVAPQLYIAVGISGAIQHLAGMKDSKVIVAINKDEEAPIFQVADYGLVADLFEAIPELEKLV, encoded by the coding sequence ATGACTATCTTGGTAATCGCCGAACACGATAACAAGGCACTGGCTCCGGCCACGCTGAACACCGTTGCTGCCGCCGTCAAAATCGGTGGCGATGTGCACGTATTGGTGGCCGGGCAGGGCGCAAGTGCCGTTGCCGAAGCTGCTGCTAAAATTGCCGGCGTGGCAAAAGTACTGTCGGCCGACAACGCCGCCTACGCAAATCAGCTGCCGGAAAACGTTGCTCCGCTGGTGGCCGAGCTGGGCAAGGGCTACAGCCACATCCTGGCTGCCGCTACCTCCAACGGCAAGAACATCCTGCCGCGCGTGGCTGCCGCACTGGACGTCGACCAGATCTCCGAAATCATCTCGGTGGAAAGCGCCGATACTTTCAAGCGCCCGATCTACGCCGGCAACGCCATTGCCACCGTACAATCCACCGCTGCGATCAAGGTCATCACCGTGCGCGCCACCGGTTTCGACCCGGTTGCCGCCGAAGGTGGCTCGGCTGCCGTTGAAGCCGTAGGCGCTGCTCATGACGCCGGCATCTCCAGCTTCGTCAACGAAGAACTGGCGAAATCCGATCGTCCTGAGCTGACCGCTGCCAAGATCGTCGTTTCCGGCGGTCGCGGCATGCAGAACGGTGACAACTTCAAGCACCTGTACGCCCTGGCCGACAAGCTGGGCGCTGCCGTCGGCGCTTCCCGCGCCGCGGTCGACGCAGGTTTTGTGCCCAACGACATGCAGGTCGGCCAGACCGGCAAGATCGTTGCGCCACAGCTGTACATCGCCGTCGGTATCTCCGGCGCGATCCAGCACCTGGCCGGCATGAAAGACTCCAAGGTGATCGTTGCGATCAACAAGGACGAAGAAGCGCCGATCTTCCAGGTGGCCGATTATGGCCTGGTGGCTGACCTGTTTGAAGCCATCCCCGAGCTGGAGAAGCTGGTCTAA
- a CDS encoding electron transfer flavoprotein subunit beta/FixA family protein, which translates to MKVLVAVKRVVDYNVKVRVKADNSGVDLANVKMSMNPFCEIAVEEAVRLKEKGVATEIVVVSIGPTTAQEQLRTALALGADRAILVESAEDLTSLAVAKLLKAVVDKEQPQLVILGKQAIDSDNNQTGQMLAALSGYGQGTFASKVEVSGDSVAVTREIDGGAQTVSLKLPAIVTTDLRLNEPRYASLPNIMKAKKKPLEVLTPDALGVSTASTNKTLKVEAPAARSAGIKVKSVAELVEKLKNEAKVI; encoded by the coding sequence ATGAAGGTTCTTGTAGCTGTCAAACGAGTGGTCGACTATAACGTCAAGGTTCGCGTCAAGGCGGACAACTCCGGCGTCGACCTCGCCAACGTCAAGATGTCGATGAACCCATTCTGCGAAATCGCCGTAGAAGAAGCCGTACGCCTGAAGGAAAAAGGCGTGGCGACCGAGATCGTCGTCGTCTCCATCGGCCCGACCACCGCCCAGGAGCAACTGCGCACTGCGCTGGCGCTGGGTGCCGATCGCGCCATCCTCGTCGAGTCCGCCGAAGACCTGACTTCCCTGGCCGTTGCCAAACTGTTGAAAGCCGTTGTCGACAAGGAACAGCCACAGCTGGTGATCCTCGGCAAGCAGGCCATCGACAGCGACAACAACCAGACCGGCCAGATGCTTGCTGCGTTGAGCGGCTACGGCCAGGGCACCTTCGCTTCGAAAGTCGAAGTGTCCGGCGACAGCGTTGCCGTGACCCGCGAGATCGACGGCGGCGCGCAGACGGTTTCCCTGAAACTGCCGGCCATTGTCACCACCGACCTGCGTTTGAACGAGCCGCGTTATGCGTCCCTGCCAAACATCATGAAAGCCAAGAAGAAGCCGCTTGAAGTGCTGACTCCGGATGCTTTGGGCGTTTCCACCGCCTCCACCAACAAGACCCTGAAGGTCGAAGCGCCGGCTGCACGCAGCGCGGGCATCAAGGTCAAGTCGGTGGCTGAACTGGTAGAGAAACTGAAAAACGAAGCGAAGGTAATCTGA
- a CDS encoding electron transfer flavoprotein-ubiquinone oxidoreductase, which translates to MEREYMEFDVVIVGAGPAGLSAACRLKQKAAEAGKEISVCVVEKGSEVGAHILSGAVFEPRALNELFPDWKELGAPLNTPVVRDDIYVLRNAEAANKIPDFFVPKTMHNEGNYIISLGNLCRWLAQQAENLGVEIYPGFAAQEALFDENGVVRGIITGDLGVDREGNPKEGLYTPGMELRGKYTLFAEGCRGHIGKQLIKRFNLDSEADTQHYGIGLKEIWEIDPAKHQPGLVVHTAGWPLDIMGTENTGGSFLYHLENNQVVVGLIVDLSYSNTFLSPFDEFQRLKHHPVLKQYLEGGKRVSYGARAIAKGGLNSLPKMVFKGGALIGCDLGTLNFAKIKGSHTAMKSGMLAAEAVADRLFAESEGGDELTAYVDGFKSSWLYEELFASRNFGAAIHKYGAIVGGGFNWLDQNIFGGRIPFTLRDTKPDYACLKLAADCKKIDYPKPDGKISFDKLSSVFISGTNHEEEQPCHLKLTDPGIPIGKNLPLYDEPAQRYCPAGVYEVITKEDGEKRFQINAQNCVHCKTCDIKDPAQNITWVTPEGAGGPTYPNM; encoded by the coding sequence GTGGAACGCGAATACATGGAATTCGACGTGGTCATCGTCGGTGCCGGCCCCGCTGGCCTGTCTGCCGCTTGCCGACTGAAACAGAAGGCCGCCGAAGCCGGTAAGGAAATCAGCGTCTGCGTGGTCGAAAAAGGCTCCGAAGTCGGTGCGCACATTCTCTCCGGCGCGGTGTTCGAACCGCGTGCCCTGAACGAACTGTTCCCGGACTGGAAAGAACTCGGCGCGCCGTTGAACACGCCGGTCGTGCGCGATGACATTTATGTCCTGCGAAACGCCGAGGCGGCGAACAAAATCCCCGACTTCTTTGTGCCCAAGACCATGCACAACGAAGGCAACTATATTATTTCCCTGGGCAACCTGTGCCGCTGGCTGGCCCAGCAGGCCGAGAACCTGGGCGTGGAAATCTACCCCGGCTTCGCCGCCCAGGAAGCGCTGTTCGATGAAAACGGCGTGGTTCGCGGCATTATCACCGGCGACCTGGGTGTCGACCGTGAAGGCAACCCGAAGGAAGGCCTCTACACCCCTGGCATGGAACTGCGTGGCAAGTACACGCTGTTCGCCGAAGGCTGCCGTGGTCACATCGGCAAGCAACTGATCAAGCGCTTCAACCTGGACAGCGAGGCCGATACCCAGCACTACGGCATCGGTCTGAAAGAAATCTGGGAAATCGACCCGGCCAAGCATCAGCCTGGCCTGGTGGTGCACACCGCCGGTTGGCCGCTGGACATCATGGGCACCGAAAACACCGGCGGCTCGTTCCTCTATCACCTGGAAAACAATCAGGTGGTGGTCGGTCTGATCGTCGATCTTTCCTACAGCAACACCTTTCTGTCGCCTTTCGACGAGTTCCAGCGCCTCAAGCATCACCCGGTGCTCAAGCAGTACCTGGAAGGTGGCAAGCGCGTCAGTTACGGCGCTCGCGCCATCGCCAAGGGCGGCCTGAATTCGTTGCCGAAAATGGTCTTCAAGGGCGGCGCGCTGATCGGTTGCGACCTCGGTACGTTGAACTTCGCCAAGATCAAGGGCAGCCACACCGCAATGAAGTCCGGCATGCTCGCCGCCGAAGCAGTGGCCGATCGCCTGTTCGCCGAGTCCGAAGGCGGTGACGAACTGACCGCCTATGTCGATGGCTTCAAGAGCAGCTGGCTGTACGAAGAACTGTTCGCCAGTCGCAACTTCGGCGCAGCGATCCACAAATACGGCGCGATCGTCGGCGGCGGCTTCAACTGGCTCGACCAGAACATCTTCGGCGGCAGGATTCCGTTCACCCTGCGCGATACCAAGCCAGACTATGCCTGCCTGAAACTGGCGGCCGACTGCAAGAAGATCGACTACCCGAAACCGGACGGCAAGATCAGCTTCGACAAGCTCAGCTCGGTGTTCATCTCCGGTACCAACCATGAAGAAGAACAGCCTTGCCACCTGAAGCTGACCGACCCGGGCATCCCGATCGGCAAGAACCTGCCACTGTACGACGAACCGGCCCAGCGCTACTGCCCGGCCGGCGTGTACGAAGTGATCACCAAGGAAGACGGTGAGAAGCGCTTCCAGATCAACGCCCAGAACTGCGTTCACTGCAAGACCTGCGACATCAAGGACCCTGCACAGAACATCACCTGGGTCACGCCGGAAGGCGCCGGTGGACCGACCTACCCGAACATGTAA